Proteins from one Desulfovibrio sp. Fe33 genomic window:
- a CDS encoding motility associated factor glycosyltransferase family protein, with translation MTQLAYNLHFLLVTVHFLSMRGRAMNPYPFLKDNIEYLQRTGNPIFQWLSSRPFDEDKLRSGLFVNEFGLLDWRMDSGKGILESLPPQGLYGNWVTPEKAVTSATFIVGSNLGYGVNHVLGNTPDTHKVMLLEPRPEMLLACLGQTDYRPFFERKKLHIMIPDERFLSEVVRNLDLQFIYGRIHLKNDIPSRQLGPEYARWSTWLKNSLENFSLELSTLRHRQDVMVGNEIDNFAKAMRDGSLKPMEGKGAGVGAVILGAGPSLEIMAPLLKEKTGHVLYTCALQTLPSLQTLGIRPHLCAAIDYDSSMLKVFERLDPDFVQDVPLIYSTKIDPMILKRYPGPTLPLWTVGGVGTYVLKERDLVLDAGGNVSVTLSRFLRYCGVSHLLLAGQDYAWINGRSHSGGHHNQTTNMRLKSWHQTTKNMDGEEILTTVQYMTAKRELEGDLKQSEFPVYNLYGGGVPIEGTKVVDVETAYAQGVLASAPGAVERFLGDLRACRHNAPPLRMDPRSPMWTTSLHNMEKHLGKLFKNLKANQKSVHEALNRMELFIKQDPLYAPYLFNEIVDLAGLTRAKFAYEAKDLGELKRIGRCILKKVREIDRKVCLPPDDQAVA, from the coding sequence ATGACGCAACTGGCATACAATCTGCATTTTCTCCTCGTCACCGTCCATTTTTTGAGCATGAGAGGCCGCGCCATGAATCCGTACCCGTTTCTGAAAGACAACATCGAATACCTGCAACGCACTGGGAATCCCATCTTCCAGTGGCTCTCCTCCCGGCCGTTCGATGAAGACAAACTGCGAAGCGGCCTGTTCGTCAACGAATTCGGGCTGCTCGACTGGCGTATGGATAGCGGCAAGGGAATCCTCGAATCCCTCCCGCCCCAAGGATTGTACGGCAACTGGGTGACGCCGGAAAAAGCCGTGACCTCGGCCACGTTCATCGTCGGCTCCAATCTGGGGTACGGCGTGAACCACGTGCTCGGCAACACGCCGGACACGCACAAGGTCATGCTTCTCGAACCCCGGCCGGAAATGCTCCTGGCCTGCCTGGGTCAGACCGATTACCGCCCCTTCTTCGAACGCAAAAAACTCCACATCATGATTCCGGACGAGCGCTTCCTGTCGGAAGTGGTCCGCAACCTCGACCTGCAATTCATCTACGGCCGTATTCACCTCAAGAACGACATTCCCAGCCGCCAACTCGGGCCGGAATACGCCCGCTGGTCCACCTGGCTGAAAAACTCGCTCGAAAATTTCTCCCTGGAGCTGTCCACCCTGCGCCACCGGCAGGACGTCATGGTCGGCAACGAGATCGACAACTTCGCCAAGGCCATGCGCGACGGCAGCCTCAAGCCCATGGAAGGCAAGGGCGCGGGCGTGGGCGCGGTCATCCTCGGCGCGGGGCCGTCCCTGGAAATCATGGCCCCCCTGCTCAAGGAAAAAACGGGGCATGTGCTCTACACCTGCGCCCTGCAAACCCTTCCGTCCCTCCAGACGCTCGGCATCAGGCCGCACCTGTGCGCGGCCATCGACTACGACTCGTCCATGCTCAAGGTGTTCGAAAGACTGGACCCCGACTTCGTCCAGGATGTGCCGCTTATCTATTCCACGAAAATCGACCCCATGATCCTCAAACGGTACCCCGGCCCCACCCTGCCCCTGTGGACGGTGGGCGGCGTGGGCACCTACGTCCTCAAGGAACGGGACCTGGTTCTGGACGCGGGCGGCAACGTGTCCGTCACCCTGTCGCGCTTCCTGCGCTATTGCGGCGTTTCCCACCTGCTCCTGGCCGGGCAGGACTACGCCTGGATCAACGGACGCTCCCACTCTGGCGGCCATCACAACCAAACCACCAACATGCGCCTCAAGTCCTGGCACCAGACCACCAAAAACATGGACGGCGAGGAAATCCTGACCACGGTGCAGTACATGACCGCAAAACGCGAGCTGGAGGGAGACCTCAAGCAATCCGAATTTCCCGTGTACAATCTCTACGGCGGCGGCGTCCCCATCGAGGGAACCAAGGTCGTGGACGTGGAGACGGCCTATGCGCAGGGCGTTCTGGCCTCTGCGCCGGGCGCGGTCGAGCGTTTCCTGGGCGACCTCCGCGCCTGCCGGCACAACGCCCCGCCCCTGCGCATGGACCCGCGCTCGCCCATGTGGACCACCTCCCTCCATAATATGGAAAAGCACCTCGGCAAGCTCTTCAAAAATCTCAAGGCGAATCAGAAGAGCGTGCATGAGGCGCTCAACCGCATGGAGCTGTTCATCAAGCAGGACCCGCTCTATGCCCCGTACCTGTTCAACGAGATCGTGGACCTCGCCGGACTGACGCGGGCCAAGTTCGCTTACGAGGCAAAGGATCTGGGCGAACTCAAACGCATCGGCAGATGCATCCTCAAAAAGGTCCGGGAGATCGACCGCAAGGTCTGCCTGCCCCCGGACGATCAGGCCGTCGCCTGA
- a CDS encoding cysteine synthase, with translation MNKNLLELIGDTPLVEIRRLNPNPNVRILAKIESRNPGGSIKDRVAAAMIEAAEKSGELTGDKIIIEATSGNTGVGLAMVAAIKGYRIKLIMPETASEERKMIMAAYGAELELTPGHLATDGAIEQAYRYAREEPEKYVLMDQYNNLASIQAHYMGTGLEIWNQTGGAVTHCVMTLGTSGTAMGIAKRLHEMGDVYVAAVEPYAGHKIQGLKNMLESYPPGIYDKTALDEVLHVEDEVAFENCRRLAREEGIFAGMSSGAALGGALQLAERLDKGLIVVIFPDSGERYLSTHLYRRRSGSGVTIFDMASNAGKMLNTGNGLGAYTMGPSLDNPDGLDSWRRLVLLDVFIRHLAGRGVEAVGVAGLTDMDDRTLAAARETGMDRASLAEARRETILERGRVMGLSDSLKFPLSSASNETALNLCRKLLGKGLAYEKLRSVYFDVFRDKRYGEIGTVDMDKVSGGRTVDLDAYVKDNPLDFTLLKRASLMDLKRGEVLETPWGNVRPSWFLQHAAMALDGADRTDVMIGSDKHRFPHLENLRAIWSTAGREVQAWMACQQTSEGEGETLASVAEKLGGYRAARLWLLSVSPRKQLCASDDNLAMWARNWRRIQEGAAALTLSLSARGDTVSSNVNQAVFDLKAAFKTAMDDGLKLHTFWPALFKFVKQVNHWAANDELTGASAAVCLDELKAVDVILAILDPAQMPIPFSDLPAEVQGMVADRQKAREAKDFALSDELRDKIAAAGFRVEDTGGAPRVFKG, from the coding sequence ATGAACAAGAACCTGCTCGAACTGATCGGCGACACGCCGCTGGTGGAGATACGCCGCCTCAACCCCAATCCGAACGTCAGGATTTTGGCCAAGATCGAGAGCCGCAATCCCGGCGGGTCCATCAAGGACCGCGTGGCCGCGGCCATGATCGAGGCCGCGGAAAAGTCGGGTGAGCTGACCGGAGACAAGATCATCATCGAGGCCACCTCGGGCAATACCGGCGTGGGGCTGGCCATGGTTGCGGCCATCAAGGGCTATCGCATCAAGCTCATCATGCCCGAGACGGCCAGCGAAGAACGCAAGATGATCATGGCCGCCTACGGCGCGGAGCTGGAACTGACCCCCGGCCATCTGGCCACCGACGGGGCCATCGAGCAGGCCTACCGCTACGCCCGCGAGGAACCGGAAAAGTATGTGCTCATGGACCAGTACAACAACCTGGCCTCCATACAGGCGCACTACATGGGCACCGGGCTGGAAATCTGGAACCAGACCGGCGGCGCGGTGACGCACTGCGTCATGACCCTCGGCACCTCGGGCACGGCCATGGGCATCGCCAAGAGGCTGCACGAGATGGGCGACGTCTACGTGGCCGCAGTGGAGCCCTATGCGGGCCACAAGATCCAGGGCCTCAAGAACATGCTCGAATCCTATCCGCCGGGCATCTATGACAAGACCGCCCTGGACGAGGTCCTGCACGTCGAGGACGAGGTCGCCTTCGAGAACTGCCGCAGACTCGCCCGCGAGGAGGGCATTTTCGCGGGCATGAGTTCGGGCGCGGCTCTCGGCGGCGCCTTGCAGTTGGCCGAACGTCTGGACAAGGGGCTCATCGTGGTCATCTTCCCCGACTCCGGCGAGCGGTATCTGTCCACCCACCTGTACCGTCGGCGGTCCGGCAGCGGCGTGACGATTTTCGACATGGCGTCCAACGCCGGGAAGATGCTCAACACCGGCAACGGGCTGGGCGCGTACACCATGGGGCCGAGCCTGGACAATCCTGACGGCCTGGATTCCTGGCGCAGGCTGGTGCTGCTCGACGTGTTCATCCGTCACCTGGCCGGGCGCGGCGTGGAGGCCGTGGGCGTGGCAGGGCTGACCGACATGGACGACCGCACCCTGGCGGCCGCCCGCGAAACGGGCATGGACCGGGCCTCCCTAGCCGAAGCCCGGCGAGAGACGATTCTGGAGCGCGGCCGTGTCATGGGGTTGTCGGATTCCCTGAAATTTCCCCTGTCCTCGGCGAGTAACGAGACCGCCCTGAATTTGTGCCGCAAGCTTCTGGGCAAGGGGTTGGCCTACGAGAAGTTGCGTTCCGTGTATTTCGACGTGTTCCGCGACAAGCGGTACGGCGAGATCGGCACCGTGGACATGGACAAGGTGTCCGGCGGCCGCACCGTGGACCTGGACGCCTACGTCAAGGACAACCCCCTCGATTTCACGCTGCTCAAGCGTGCCTCGCTCATGGACCTGAAACGCGGTGAAGTGCTGGAGACCCCGTGGGGCAACGTGCGTCCGAGCTGGTTCCTGCAACATGCGGCCATGGCCCTGGACGGGGCGGATCGCACGGATGTGATGATCGGCTCTGACAAGCATCGTTTTCCCCATCTGGAGAACCTGCGGGCCATCTGGTCCACGGCCGGGCGTGAGGTCCAGGCGTGGATGGCTTGCCAGCAGACTTCCGAGGGTGAGGGCGAGACCTTGGCGAGCGTGGCCGAAAAGCTGGGCGGCTACCGTGCGGCCCGGCTCTGGCTGCTGTCGGTGTCCCCCCGCAAGCAGTTGTGCGCGTCCGACGACAATCTGGCCATGTGGGCGCGCAACTGGCGGCGTATTCAGGAGGGCGCGGCGGCTCTCACGCTTTCACTGAGCGCGCGCGGCGACACCGTGTCCAGCAATGTGAACCAGGCCGTTTTCGATCTCAAGGCGGCCTTCAAAACGGCCATGGACGACGGCCTCAAGCTCCATACGTTCTGGCCCGCCCTGTTCAAGTTCGTCAAACAGGTCAACCATTGGGCCGCCAACGACGAACTCACCGGCGCGTCCGCTGCGGTCTGCCTCGACGAACTCAAGGCCGTCGACGTCATCCTGGCCATCCTCGATCCCGCCCAGATGCCCATTCCCTTTTCAGACCTCCCCGCCGAGGTCCAGGGCATGGTCGCCGACCGTCAGAAGGCGCGAGAAGCCAAGGACTTCGCCCTGTCGGACGAACTGCGCGACAAGATCGCGGCGGCGGGCTTCCGCGTGGAAGACACCGGCGGCGCGCCGAGGGTGTTCAAGGGGTAA
- a CDS encoding acyltransferase family protein, protein MKYRPEIDGLRALAVLGVLFYHLEWTVVRGGWLGVDIFFVISGYLISSVLLSELQAKGKVSISHFYLRRIRRIAPALLVCLTGSFFLVLPLTGTEAFSQYLKSAVAALFSVSNIFFWQHSGYFALDAKFVPLLHTWTLGIEEQFYIIIPAVFAVLSRCAVRRRRWVWLVFGLMTAISYVFCRYGRGLVSPEFLFYMLPSRMWELALGTMTALLLVKHPRIGETTLAGNILSSAGALFLIFALALYTGSTFFAEKALFVCIGTVLFIICAREGTLAHKFFAITPVRFIGKISYSLYLWHWPVIVFWNILVFKCSIQKTFLFDFGIILVSTGLATLSWKYIEQPFRRKENWVSCLQRMSPYVVSSAALVMVGFFFFPAPANQAILDLSLYPESSYNDMTKGKYPALGEGDTPMFMVVGDSHARALAYAFDAFAEQYGVSGVLGTHGSTAPIPTTKKENPYAELWLQYINERKVQHVVLVGNWRGYLDYRKLGNRSAWATQDFAIAFRRTVKKLIRTGHHVWIVEDVPRFRRNPVFAVRLITEGYRETVDRRRQYAISSLFRDFSSPRLHILDPWPALVQDEVIRAVRDGYLLYRDGNHLTPQGAQLVKNVFTPLFETIIGSEKKRS, encoded by the coding sequence GTGAAATATCGTCCTGAAATTGACGGGTTGAGAGCGCTGGCCGTTCTGGGAGTCCTTTTTTATCATCTTGAATGGACGGTCGTACGCGGGGGATGGCTCGGCGTAGACATTTTTTTTGTCATATCCGGTTATCTCATTTCTTCAGTCCTGCTCAGCGAGTTGCAGGCAAAGGGAAAGGTCTCCATTTCCCATTTTTATCTTCGGCGCATCCGGAGAATAGCTCCGGCGCTGCTGGTTTGCCTGACGGGTTCGTTTTTTCTGGTTCTCCCGCTGACCGGAACCGAGGCTTTTTCCCAATACCTCAAATCCGCCGTCGCAGCGCTATTCTCTGTCTCCAATATCTTCTTCTGGCAACACTCTGGGTATTTTGCCTTGGACGCCAAGTTCGTTCCCCTGCTGCATACTTGGACGCTGGGCATCGAGGAACAATTCTATATCATCATACCGGCTGTCTTCGCGGTTCTCTCCCGTTGCGCCGTGCGGCGCAGGCGGTGGGTCTGGCTTGTCTTCGGTCTGATGACAGCGATTTCGTACGTCTTTTGCAGGTACGGCCGTGGCCTAGTTTCTCCGGAGTTTTTGTTTTACATGCTCCCTTCGCGTATGTGGGAGCTGGCCCTCGGCACAATGACGGCCTTGCTGCTTGTTAAGCATCCACGCATAGGTGAAACAACTCTTGCGGGCAACATCCTCAGTTCGGCTGGGGCGTTGTTTCTGATATTTGCCCTGGCCTTGTATACCGGGAGTACTTTTTTTGCGGAAAAGGCATTGTTTGTTTGTATAGGGACAGTCCTTTTTATAATTTGTGCCCGCGAGGGCACTTTGGCTCATAAGTTCTTTGCAATTACTCCGGTTCGATTTATCGGGAAAATTTCTTATTCATTATATCTATGGCATTGGCCGGTCATAGTGTTTTGGAATATTTTAGTATTCAAGTGTTCGATTCAAAAGACCTTTTTATTTGATTTTGGAATTATACTCGTATCGACGGGCTTGGCGACCCTTTCGTGGAAGTACATTGAGCAGCCTTTCCGCCGAAAAGAGAACTGGGTATCCTGTCTGCAGCGCATGTCTCCTTATGTAGTGAGTTCTGCTGCTCTTGTGATGGTCGGATTTTTCTTTTTCCCTGCCCCTGCGAACCAGGCGATATTGGATTTGAGCCTTTATCCCGAGTCCTCGTACAACGATATGACGAAGGGAAAATACCCCGCATTGGGAGAGGGGGATACTCCCATGTTTATGGTCGTCGGCGATAGCCATGCGCGAGCTTTGGCTTACGCCTTTGACGCTTTTGCGGAGCAATATGGTGTATCGGGTGTTTTGGGAACCCATGGCTCCACCGCGCCGATTCCCACCACTAAAAAAGAAAATCCTTATGCCGAACTTTGGTTGCAGTACATAAATGAGCGTAAAGTGCAGCACGTAGTCCTGGTGGGGAATTGGAGAGGCTATCTCGATTACCGGAAATTGGGGAACAGAAGCGCTTGGGCTACACAGGATTTCGCTATAGCATTCCGTCGGACGGTCAAGAAATTGATACGGACTGGCCATCATGTGTGGATTGTTGAAGATGTGCCTCGGTTTCGACGCAATCCCGTGTTCGCCGTGCGGCTCATTACGGAGGGGTATAGAGAAACCGTTGACCGTCGCAGGCAATATGCCATCTCCAGCCTGTTCCGGGATTTTTCCTCTCCACGTCTGCATATCTTGGATCCGTGGCCAGCGTTGGTCCAAGATGAAGTCATTCGTGCCGTGAGGGACGGTTATCTGCTCTACCGTGACGGGAACCACCTGACCCCGCAGGGGGCGCAGCTCGTTAAAAACGTTTTTACTCCTCTTTTTGAAACGATCATCGGGAGTGAAAAAAAACGGAGCTGA
- the catA gene encoding type A chloramphenicol O-acetyltransferase, protein MTWPPAGKDSPLPSRFVSLTRTGHELPPQGLTVSPYQDSAATQGRNLPKPQSPRNAMPFTRIDMDTWKRRELFRHFTEVAPCSFSMTANLDITRFRATQKANGLKLYPMLICLIAGAVNTMPEFRTAYRESGELVIHDILHPSYTVFDKESELFSAIWTEFDGNRNAMYEAVLDDMARYGGTRRYCPKPDPPENLFNISAIPWTSFTGFNLNLPRAEKYLLPIFTMGKFFEQGASVQLPLAIQAHHAVCDGFHASRLLEQLQDLLDRGMRDGRYSTSDDLYLGDGEGHTHCLASRK, encoded by the coding sequence ATGACTTGGCCTCCGGCGGGGAAGGATTCGCCCCTTCCATCCCGCTTTGTGTCTTTGACGCGAACCGGCCACGAATTGCCGCCCCAGGGATTGACAGTCTCCCCGTACCAAGATAGCGCGGCGACTCAGGGACGAAATCTCCCCAAACCGCAATCGCCGAGGAATGCAATGCCCTTCACCCGCATAGACATGGATACGTGGAAACGACGAGAACTCTTCAGACATTTCACGGAAGTCGCGCCTTGTTCTTTCAGCATGACCGCCAATCTCGACATAACCCGTTTTCGCGCGACGCAGAAAGCGAACGGCCTCAAGCTGTACCCGATGCTCATCTGCCTGATCGCCGGGGCCGTGAACACCATGCCCGAGTTCAGGACCGCCTACCGCGAATCCGGTGAACTCGTTATTCACGACATCCTCCACCCTTCGTACACCGTCTTCGACAAGGAATCCGAGCTGTTTTCCGCCATATGGACGGAATTCGACGGCAATCGCAACGCCATGTACGAAGCCGTCCTCGACGACATGGCGCGATACGGCGGCACCAGGCGGTATTGCCCAAAGCCCGACCCGCCGGAGAATCTGTTCAACATCTCCGCCATCCCCTGGACGAGCTTCACCGGCTTCAACCTCAACCTGCCCCGGGCCGAAAAGTACCTCCTGCCCATCTTCACCATGGGCAAATTCTTCGAGCAGGGAGCAAGCGTCCAACTCCCCCTGGCGATCCAGGCGCATCACGCCGTCTGCGACGGATTCCACGCGTCTCGCCTGCTGGAACAGCTTCAGGACCTGCTTGATCGGGGAATGAGAGACGGCCGGTACAGCACCAGCGATGATTTATACTTAGGAGACGGAGAAGGCCACACACACTGTCTGGCGTCTCGCAAATGA
- the msrB gene encoding peptide-methionine (R)-S-oxide reductase MsrB, with amino-acid sequence MKRQFAFIILMGAIALSLGFGTPPSFSSEEVKMADNGMLKLETATLAGGCFWCVESDMEKLPGVIKAVSGYAGGVEADPSYEQVATGLTSHREAVQVTFDPSRISYAQVLDHYWRHFDPTDDGGSFGDRGFQYTSAVFYHSEQQREIAEASKLALDESGRFDSPVVTPVIEYTTFYPAEDYHQGYSGLNPMRYKTYRRFSGRDRFVNEFWGDEADDVIEAARQDTPEPPAPDGTFTKPGDAELKRALTPLQYQVTQHEGTEAPFNNEYWDNHAEGIYVDVVSGEPLFSSRDKYDSGTGWPSFSKPLVPENLVEKVDRRLFQPRTEVRSKAADSHLGHVFPDGPQPTGQRYCMNSAALRFIPKDKMEAEGYGEFLYLFD; translated from the coding sequence ATGAAGCGTCAATTCGCATTCATCATTCTAATGGGGGCCATAGCGCTTTCGCTCGGCTTCGGAACTCCCCCATCCTTTTCATCGGAGGAAGTGAAAATGGCAGATAACGGCATGTTGAAACTGGAAACGGCCACCCTGGCGGGCGGGTGCTTCTGGTGCGTCGAATCGGACATGGAAAAATTACCCGGCGTGATAAAGGCCGTTTCCGGCTATGCGGGCGGCGTCGAAGCCGATCCCAGCTACGAGCAGGTGGCCACCGGCCTCACCAGCCACCGCGAAGCGGTACAGGTCACTTTCGACCCGTCGCGGATCAGCTACGCCCAGGTGCTCGACCATTACTGGCGTCATTTCGATCCCACCGACGACGGCGGTTCCTTCGGCGACCGGGGGTTCCAATACACCTCGGCCGTCTTCTATCACAGCGAACAACAACGGGAGATCGCAGAAGCGTCCAAACTGGCTCTCGACGAATCCGGCCGGTTCGACAGCCCGGTGGTCACGCCTGTAATCGAGTACACCACTTTCTACCCCGCCGAGGACTACCACCAGGGATACTCCGGCCTCAACCCGATGCGTTACAAGACCTACCGCCGCTTTTCGGGCCGCGACAGGTTCGTGAACGAGTTCTGGGGCGACGAGGCCGACGACGTCATCGAAGCGGCCCGGCAGGACACGCCCGAACCGCCGGCCCCGGACGGCACGTTCACCAAGCCCGGCGACGCCGAGCTCAAGCGGGCCCTGACGCCCCTTCAGTACCAGGTCACGCAGCACGAAGGCACAGAAGCGCCCTTCAACAACGAATACTGGGACAACCACGCTGAAGGCATCTACGTGGACGTGGTCAGCGGCGAACCGCTCTTCTCAAGCCGGGACAAATACGATTCCGGCACGGGGTGGCCGAGTTTCAGCAAGCCGCTGGTCCCGGAAAACCTCGTTGAAAAGGTGGACCGGCGTCTCTTCCAGCCCCGCACCGAGGTGCGCAGCAAGGCCGCCGACTCCCATCTGGGCCATGTCTTCCCGGACGGCCCGCAGCCCACGGGCCAACGCTACTGCATGAACTCCGCCGCCCTGCGCTTTATCCCCAAGGATAAAATGGAAGCCGAGGGGTATGGTGAATTCCTGTACCTGTTTGACTAG
- a CDS encoding sigma-54-dependent Fis family transcriptional regulator, with protein sequence MATYTQDHSDLGYLNTLKTIQESLRQEQTLEEALNALLKTLALDMEYVRAFMVIMDPKTENLKLSLTYSPAQSDDVTYSPGRGIIGRVFNSGQSISVPRMSDDPEFLNKAFGRSEEELRKLGFICVPVINIRSDESEVIGALSVDVPLIPADDMAAHRDFLEVVAGIIAGHVAQLQEEMATQNHLLSQGLMAGGAEATPPKDFVAASKAMRLVLRQSAQVAPSRATALLRGESGTGKELLAEAIHQASPRADKPLIKLNCAALPSELIESELFGHQKGAFTGAFQTKRGLFEVADQGTLFLDEIGELSMDAQAKVLRAIQEKEIQRVGSEQTITVDVRLICATHQPLEELLEKGLFREDLYYRINVFPIFIPPLKERREDILPLAEHFLAEFTDEYGKEVKRISTPAIELLVMYHWPGNVRELKNCMERAVLLCEEQVIRTYHLPPTLQSAESSATGTNLSFGEAVAKFEQELLVDSLKKTGGNMLQSARDLRVSYRIVNYKVKKYNIDVKKYSQTKKKSKKKLEM encoded by the coding sequence ATGGCAACCTACACGCAGGACCACTCCGATCTCGGCTATCTGAATACGCTGAAGACCATTCAGGAATCCTTAAGGCAGGAACAAACCCTTGAGGAAGCGCTCAACGCGCTCCTGAAAACTCTGGCCCTGGACATGGAATACGTCCGGGCGTTCATGGTCATCATGGACCCCAAGACAGAAAACCTGAAGCTCTCGCTGACCTACAGCCCCGCGCAATCCGACGACGTCACCTACTCGCCGGGCCGGGGCATCATCGGCAGGGTCTTCAATTCCGGGCAATCCATCAGCGTGCCCCGCATGTCCGACGATCCCGAGTTCCTGAACAAGGCGTTCGGCCGCAGCGAAGAAGAGCTGAGGAAACTCGGCTTCATCTGTGTCCCGGTCATCAACATCCGTTCGGACGAATCCGAGGTCATCGGCGCGCTGTCCGTGGACGTGCCTCTCATCCCGGCCGACGACATGGCCGCCCACCGCGACTTCCTGGAAGTGGTGGCGGGCATCATCGCCGGGCATGTGGCGCAGTTGCAGGAGGAGATGGCCACCCAGAACCACCTGCTCTCTCAAGGGCTGATGGCCGGAGGAGCCGAGGCGACTCCGCCCAAGGACTTCGTGGCCGCCTCCAAGGCCATGCGGCTGGTTCTGCGCCAGTCCGCACAGGTGGCCCCGAGCCGCGCCACCGCGTTGTTGCGCGGCGAATCCGGCACCGGCAAGGAACTGCTGGCCGAGGCCATCCACCAGGCCAGCCCGCGCGCGGACAAGCCGCTCATCAAGCTCAACTGCGCGGCCCTGCCGTCCGAGCTCATCGAGTCCGAGCTGTTCGGCCACCAGAAAGGCGCTTTCACCGGAGCTTTCCAGACCAAGCGAGGCCTGTTCGAGGTCGCCGACCAGGGCACCCTGTTCCTGGATGAAATCGGCGAGCTGTCCATGGACGCCCAGGCCAAGGTGCTCCGGGCCATCCAGGAAAAGGAAATCCAGCGGGTCGGCAGCGAGCAGACCATCACGGTGGATGTGCGCCTCATCTGCGCCACCCACCAGCCGCTGGAAGAGCTGCTGGAAAAGGGCCTGTTCCGCGAAGACCTGTACTATCGCATCAACGTCTTCCCCATCTTCATTCCGCCCCTCAAGGAGCGGCGGGAGGACATCCTGCCCCTGGCCGAACACTTCCTGGCCGAATTCACCGATGAATACGGCAAGGAGGTCAAACGCATCTCCACGCCCGCCATCGAGCTGCTGGTCATGTACCACTGGCCAGGCAACGTGCGCGAGTTGAAGAACTGCATGGAACGCGCGGTCCTGCTCTGCGAGGAACAGGTCATCCGCACCTACCACCTGCCGCCCACCCTCCAGTCGGCGGAAAGCTCCGCCACGGGCACCAACCTCTCCTTCGGCGAGGCCGTGGCCAAGTTCGAGCAGGAACTGCTGGTCGACTCGCTGAAGAAGACCGGCGGCAACATGCTGCAATCAGCCCGCGACCTGCGCGTGTCCTACCGGATCGTCAACTACAAGGTGAAGAAGTACAACATCGACGTGAAGAAGTACTCGCAAACCAAGAAGAAGAGCAAAAAGAAACTCGAAATGTAA
- a CDS encoding indolepyruvate oxidoreductase subunit beta: MGDTKKIRIFMTGVGGQGTLTATTLLAKTVLSQGLTVTSGEIHGMAQRGGVVESTVLIGCKSPKIGHGEADILLGFEPMETMRALPYLRQGGLVVSSTEFMPPLAVAMGKQECPTIDDIKKAVQACTSKAYFMANQSIGLEAGAVQSGNIAMLGALCAAGELPFGPEALEAAIKANLPAKLQAVNLKALELGVKALNA; the protein is encoded by the coding sequence ATGGGCGATACCAAGAAAATCCGCATATTCATGACCGGCGTCGGCGGCCAGGGCACCCTGACCGCCACCACCCTGCTGGCGAAGACCGTGCTCAGCCAGGGGCTGACCGTGACCTCCGGCGAGATTCACGGCATGGCCCAGCGCGGCGGCGTGGTCGAATCTACCGTCCTCATAGGCTGCAAGTCGCCCAAGATAGGCCACGGCGAGGCCGACATTCTCCTCGGCTTCGAGCCCATGGAGACCATGCGCGCCCTGCCGTACCTGCGCCAGGGCGGCCTGGTGGTCTCGTCCACCGAGTTCATGCCGCCCCTGGCCGTCGCCATGGGCAAGCAGGAATGCCCGACCATCGACGACATCAAAAAGGCCGTTCAGGCCTGCACGAGCAAGGCGTACTTCATGGCCAACCAGTCCATCGGCCTCGAAGCGGGCGCGGTGCAGTCCGGAAACATCGCCATGCTCGGCGCGCTCTGCGCGGCAGGCGAACTGCCCTTCGGTCCCGAGGCCCTGGAGGCCGCCATCAAGGCCAACCTCCCCGCAAAGCTTCAGGCCGTGAACCTCAAAGCGCTGGAGCTCGGCGTCAAAGCGCTAAACGCTTAG